The Procambarus clarkii isolate CNS0578487 chromosome 91, FALCON_Pclarkii_2.0, whole genome shotgun sequence genome includes a region encoding these proteins:
- the baf gene encoding barrier-to-autointegration factor: MSSTSQKHRNFVAEPMGEKEVTELAGIGPVLGDRLSSKGFDKAYVVLGQFLVLKKNKELFMDWLKDTCGANVKQAGDCHQCLSDWCEEFL, translated from the exons ATGTCTTCAACAAGTCAGAAGCATCGTAATTTTGTGGCCGAGCCCATGGGAGAGAAGGAGGTGACAGAATTAGCAGGAATTGGTCCAGTACTAGGTGACAGACTGTCCAGTAAAGGCTTTGATAAG GCATATGTTGTTCTTGGTCAGTTCCTGGTATTGAAGAAGAACAAAGAGCTTTTCATGGATTGGCTGAAGGACACGTGTGGAGCCAATGTGAAGCAAGCTGGAGACTGCCACCAGTGCCTTTCTGATTGGTGTGAAGAATTTTTGTAA